Proteins encoded by one window of Salvia splendens isolate huo1 chromosome 5, SspV2, whole genome shotgun sequence:
- the LOC121805275 gene encoding calmodulin-like protein 8, translating into MSYSISNHPLSLSLSLCINLMAMGDTLNRDQIVEFQEAFSLFDKDGDGCITIEELATVIRSLDQNPTEEELQDMINEIDSNGNGTIEFSEFLNLMANKMKETDAEEELKEAFKVFDKDQNGYISAEELRHVMINLGEKLTDEELEQMIREADLDGDGQVNYDEFVKMMLAIG; encoded by the exons ATGAGCTATTCTATTTCTAAccatcccctctctctctctctctctctgtgcaTAAACCTAATGGCCATGGGAGACACACTGAACAGAGACCAGATAGTCGAGTTCCAAGAGGCCTTTAGCCTATTTGACAAAGATGGAGATG GTTGCATTACCATTGAAGAATTGGCGACTGTAATAAGGTCTTTGGATCAAAACCCCACTGAGGAAGAACTTCAAGACATGATCAACGAGATCGATTCCAATGGAAACGGCACCATTGAGTTTTCCGAATTCTTGAATCTCATGGCCAACAAAATGAAG GAAACTGATGCAGAGGAAGAGCTTAAAGAAGCGTTCAAAGTGTTTGATAAGGATCAAAATGGCTACATCTCAGCTGAAGAG CTTCGACACGTGATGATCAACCTAGGGGAAAAATTAACAGATGAAGAGCTTGAGCAGATGATAAGGGAGGCTGATTTGGATGGAGATGGACAAGTTAATTACGATGAATTTGTGAAGATGATGCTGGCTATTGGATAG